One part of the Dermacentor andersoni chromosome 2, qqDerAnde1_hic_scaffold, whole genome shotgun sequence genome encodes these proteins:
- the LOC126539903 gene encoding piggyBac transposable element-derived protein 4-like, with translation MHWKFSTICDPAEKKINMPGKRFLSQEEALELYFSISDDPDSNDSDGESTDENVIPELAPHCTDEDASADEMAASTSRQAKRKATYTKKKTKRRKRSLDLCDNIVENEEETPGTWGCDEPDHVLQVPKTWDPEMSQKLPSKPIEAFSLYFDDEVMQLLVEETNRFAEQKNRRKWKTITLDELRAFFGILILMSVNPRHQLYLYWSSDNFFNAPEISKVMSFKRFQSIMNCLHLSDNTKEKKRGEDGYDRLARVRPLIDALNKRFQKEYTPSAHQAIDESMILFKGRSSLKQYMPMKPIKRGYKVWCRADSETGYLIAFQVYEGKNAKRPANQALGEYVVLSLVEGVEPGTQLYFDNFFTSTRLMEDLAQKGILAVGTVRTNRKDLPDELKMDNKLQRGEYIWRSKGSIVAYQWRDTKNVHALSNFHHPKDTEEVVRKLANGSSVSVQCPKAISDYNTWMGGVDKFDQKRNAYRADRRSKKSWYRIFYFLLDAAIVNAFIQVNAVNPMTYLWFRLVLGRELINGQTFRTTGSRKPFRMNKEGRKNGHKMVGVSDEVRFMGREHNPVKVENRRRCRWCSTRGKEVRTSFLCKACSVPLCVTCFGPFHEVVSQN, from the exons atgcattGGAAGTTTTCGACTATATGCGATCCGGCAGAAAAGAAAATCAACATGCCTG GCAAGCGATTTCTATCACAAGAAGAAGCTCTCGAGCTCTATTTTAGCATATCGGACGATCCGGACTCCAATGATTCGGATGGGGAAAGCACAGACGAGAATGTCATTCCCGAGCTTGCGCCTCATTGTACAGATGAGGATGCCAGTGCAGATGAAATGGCTGCGTCAACGAGCAGACAGGCAAAACGCAAGGCAAcctatacaaaaaagaaaacaaagaggcGGAAAAGATCGCTAGACCTGTGCGACAACATCGTGGAAAATGAGGAAGAAACGCCGGGCACATGGGGTTGTGACGAGCCAGACCATGTTCTGCAAGTCCCAAAAACATGGGATCCTGAGATGTCACAAAAGTTGCCATCCAAACCGATTGAAGCTTTTTCACTCTACTTCGACGACGAAGTAATGCAGCTCCTTGTAGAGGAAACAAACCGCTTTGCAGAACAGAAAAACCGGCGAAAATGGAAAACGATCACGTTAGATGAGCTTCGGGCTTTCTTCGGCATTCTGATTCTCATGAGTGTAAACCCGAGACATCAGCTGTACCTTTACTGGAGCAGCGATAACTTTTTCAATGCACCAGAAATCTCAAAAGTCATGTCGTTCAAGCGATTCCAATCCATCATGAATTGCCTGCATTTGAGTgacaacacgaaagaaaaaaaaagaggcgaagATGGATATGACCGGCTGGCAAGAGTACGCCCTCTCATCGATGCTCTGAACAAACGTTTTCAGAAAGAGTACACGCCATCGGCTCATCAAGCTATAGATGAGAGTATGATCCTATTCAAAGGAAGATCGTCTCTGAAGCAATACATGCCAATGAAGCCCATCAAACGCGGCTACAAGGTGTGGTGCCGGGCCGATTCAGAAACCGGCTACCTGATTGCGTTTCAGGTGTATGAAGGAAAAAATGCGAAGCGTCCTGCCAACCAAGCACTTGGAGAGTACGTCGTATTGTCTCTGGTAGAAGGCGTTGAGCCTGGCACGCAACTCTACTTTGACAATTTCTTCACTTCCACTCGCCTCATGGAGGACCTTGCACAGAAAGGAATTCTTGCTGTTGGTACAGTCCGGACAAACAGGAAGGATCTGCCTGATGAATTGAAAATGGACAACAAACTCCAGAGAGGAGAATATATCTGGCGATCAAAAGGAAGCATTGTTGCATATCAGTGGCGTGACACAAAAAATGTGCATGCTTTATCGAATTTTCACCACCCAAAGGACACAGAAGAAGTTGTCCGCAAGCTTGCAAATGGGTCTTCGGTTTCCGTCCAGTGTCCAAAGGCTATATCCGACTACAACACTTGGATGGGAGGAGTCGACAAATTCGACCAAAAGCGCAATGCATACCGAGCTGACAGGAGGTCCAAAAAGTCCTGGTACAGAATATTTTATTTCTTGCTCGATGCAGCCATCGTCAACGCGTTCATTCAAGTAAATGCTGTGAATCCAATGACCTACTTATGGTTTCGATTGGTTCTTGGACGGGAACTCATCAATGGCCAGACATTCAGAACCACCGGCAGCAGGAAGCCGTTCAGAATGAACAAGGAGGGTAGAAAAAATGGCCACAAAATGGTTGGCGTATCGGATGAAGTTCGGTTCATGGGAAGAGAGCACAACCCTGTGAAAGTGGAAAATAGGCGCAGATGCCGTTGGTGTTCCACGAGGGGGAAAGAAGTGCGAACAAGTTTCTTGTGCAAGGCATGCTCAGTCCCGCTTTGTGTGACCTGTTTTGGACCATTCCATGAAGTGGTTAGTCAGAACTAA